The following proteins come from a genomic window of Triticum aestivum cultivar Chinese Spring chromosome 6A, IWGSC CS RefSeq v2.1, whole genome shotgun sequence:
- the LOC123130104 gene encoding disease resistance protein Pik-2-like yields MMQSFLDDANEEMKNNLVRTWVKHIRQLAYDVEDCVENVVQLDDKPIFWRRLLPSWMAPPLPLDEAVEELEQLKCRVEDVNNCYRRYNLINFESAAGSSSKLAHGTTAYEMLLADARRTTKRQHSHLDDLASHIITNKVHKHLQVISLWGSAGDLGTTSIIRETYNDPEICQYFACRAWVKLVHPFSPHDFIHGLMAQFYANSCKEEENVATVGMHVLSKMDTTHAHLFKEFEQLVTQKAYLVVLEGLSNMVEWDVIRTFLPHSEEGSCIIVSTQQLEIASLCIGHSYQILELKQFSPQHSVCAFFKEPRVRKASQKSEAEDWMTDQPLVGRESQIRELHKYVGEARINSSHVVSVWGMAGVGKSCL; encoded by the exons ATGATGCAGTCGTTCCTCGACGATGCCAACGAGGAGATGAAGAATAATCTGGTGAGGACCTGGGTGAAGCACATTCGCCAGCTCGCCTACGATGTCGAAGACTGCGTCGAAAATGTTGTTCAGCTGGATGACAAGCCAATCTTCTGGCGCCGGCTGCTTCCGTCCTGGatggcgccgccgctgccgttgGACGAGGCCGTAGAGGAGCTGGAGCAGCTCAAGTGCAGGGTGGAGGATGTAAACAACTGCTACAGACGCTACAACCTCATCAACTTCGAATCTGCTGCAGGGTCATCATCCAAACTGGCGCACGGCACGACCGCATATGAGATGCTGCTCGCCGACGCAAGGCGCACCACCAAGAGGCAGCACAGCCACTTGGATGACCTCGCCAGCCATATAATCACCAACAAAGTACACAAGCACCTGCAAGTGATCTCCTTGTGGGGGTCGGCCGGCGATCTTGGGACCACGTCCATCATCAGGGAGACCTACAATGATCCAGAAATCTGTCAATACTTTGCCTGCCGTGCGTGGGTGAAGCTGGTGCATCCCTTCAGTCCCCACGACTTCATCCATGGTCTTATGGCCCAGTTCTACGCaaactcttgcaaagaagaagaaaatgttGCAACCGTAGGTATGCATGTCCTATCGAAGATGGATACCACCCATGCTCATCTGTTCAAGGAGTTTGAGCAGCTAGTCACACAAAAGGCGTACCTCGTCGTCTTGGAAGGCCTGTCAAACATGGTAGAGTGGGATGTCATCAGGACGTTTCTTCCTCACAGCGAGGAGGGAAGCTGTATCATTGTGTCCACGCAGCAACTCGAAATAGCAAGCTTGTGCATCGGCCATTCTTACCAGATATTGGAGCTGAAACAGTTCTCGCCTCAGCATTCTGTTTGTGCATTCTTCAAG GAACCAAGGGTGCGTAAAGCAAGCCAAAAGAGTGAAGCGGAAGATTGGATGACGGATCAGCCCCTTGTTGGACGTGAATCACAAATAAGAGAACTTCATAAGTATGTGGGTGAAGCACGCATCAACTCTTCCCATGTGGTGTCTGTATGGGGAATGGCTGGCGTTGGGAAATCATgtcttt ga